A genomic window from Agreia sp. COWG includes:
- a CDS encoding NAD(P)H-dependent oxidoreductase, with protein sequence MPALLKGFFDRLLLPKRAYRVKKNGLPEGLLSGRTGRVIVTTDSPWWYLRLVGDTTVRHVRQTTLRFCGLRGVKATRLGPVKGSTDELRATWLSKIERIAQSDAGRFGDARVGQAVAV encoded by the coding sequence GTGCCGGCTCTGCTCAAGGGATTCTTCGACCGCCTTCTTCTGCCCAAACGGGCGTATCGGGTGAAGAAGAACGGTCTTCCCGAGGGGCTGCTCTCGGGCCGAACCGGTCGGGTCATCGTGACCACGGACTCACCGTGGTGGTACCTGCGCCTCGTCGGCGACACGACGGTGCGGCATGTGCGGCAGACCACGCTGCGTTTCTGCGGACTCAGAGGGGTCAAGGCCACACGCCTCGGCCCGGTCAAGGGGTCGACCGACGAGCTTCGCGCGACGTGGTTGTCGAAGATCGAACGCATCGCTCAGAGCGACGCCGGCAGATTCGGCGATGCCCGCGTCGGGCAGGCCGTCGCGGTGTGA
- a CDS encoding DapH/DapD/GlmU-related protein — protein MTRPIEEIEDESGVVTKYRRHLNGRGRVASGAKVHPSAYIESSAYVESDCRVGQNAWIGAGSWVDRGAALSDGVFVGANVHIGQGVLVGRGARLGSNSRIEPSVRIGDEVRVERDTRVNADMGWNEHQRVSPADGFAKAA, from the coding sequence GTGACCAGACCAATAGAAGAGATCGAAGACGAGTCCGGCGTCGTCACGAAGTACCGTCGGCACCTCAACGGCCGCGGCCGCGTGGCGTCGGGCGCCAAGGTGCACCCCTCCGCGTACATCGAGTCGTCGGCGTACGTCGAGTCGGACTGCCGGGTCGGCCAGAACGCGTGGATCGGTGCGGGCAGCTGGGTTGATCGCGGCGCAGCCCTGTCGGACGGCGTCTTCGTGGGCGCGAACGTGCACATCGGCCAGGGCGTGCTCGTCGGCCGCGGAGCGCGGCTCGGCAGCAACTCGCGCATCGAACCGTCCGTGCGCATCGGCGACGAGGTTCGAGTCGAGCGCGACACCCGGGTGAACGCGGACATGGGCTGGAACGAGCACCAGCGCGTCTCGCCGGCAGACGGGTTCGCGAAGGCGGCCTGA
- a CDS encoding MBL fold metallo-hydrolase: protein MRLTKLEHAALIIEQSAKRLFVDPGSFTTAITEAAGAVAVVITHEHPDHWTPEQLGRILDKAPDVRFFAPQGVADAASGFDITVVRDGDEVTVGPFTLRFFGEKHAVIHESLPVVDNVGVLINGSVYYGGDSYTVPEGVDVDVLAAPIGAPWLKIGDAMDYVLAVSPRRSFPIHEMTLSKAGKNMGGDRIKWATEQSGGEYFALEPGDSLDV, encoded by the coding sequence ATGAGACTCACGAAACTCGAGCATGCCGCCCTCATCATCGAGCAGTCCGCCAAGAGGCTGTTCGTCGATCCGGGTTCGTTCACCACCGCCATCACCGAGGCTGCCGGCGCCGTCGCGGTCGTGATCACGCACGAGCACCCCGACCACTGGACGCCTGAGCAGCTCGGTCGCATTCTCGACAAGGCACCCGATGTGCGCTTCTTCGCTCCCCAGGGCGTCGCAGACGCGGCATCCGGCTTCGACATCACCGTCGTGAGAGATGGCGACGAGGTGACTGTGGGGCCGTTCACGCTGCGCTTCTTCGGCGAGAAGCACGCGGTGATCCACGAGTCGCTCCCCGTGGTCGACAACGTGGGCGTTCTGATCAACGGCTCGGTCTACTACGGCGGAGATTCCTACACGGTGCCCGAGGGCGTCGATGTCGATGTGCTCGCGGCTCCCATCGGGGCGCCATGGCTGAAGATCGGCGACGCCATGGACTATGTGCTCGCCGTCTCCCCGAGACGATCGTTCCCGATCCACGAGATGACGCTGTCGAAGGCGGGCAAGAACATGGGCGGAGACCGCATCAAGTGGGCCACCGAGCAGAGCGGCGGCGAGTACTTCGCCCTGGAGCCCGGGGACTCCCTCGACGTCTAG
- a CDS encoding diacylglycerol kinase family protein, producing MPSPKRIVVAINPSASFGSKGATGPRVVDALRSDGHDVTPLTAPDYAALRDATASAVDARGPAPADALVIVGGDGMVSLAVNLLAETGVPFGIIPSGTGNDMARGLGIPLDGVDEAVAHLRAALERPARTIDAGRILHAAGTTWFGCVLSAGFDALVNERANSMSWPRGASRYVLALLRELVTLRARSYELEVDGVARTERASLIAVANNTSLGGGMTVAPDARVDDGLLDLFRVSPLTRLRFLRLFPKVFKGTHTHLDVVEITRVSRVRIEADDVIAYADGERVGPLPVVVEVVPGALRVFA from the coding sequence ATGCCCTCGCCGAAGCGGATCGTCGTCGCCATCAACCCGAGCGCCTCGTTCGGTTCGAAGGGTGCGACGGGCCCCCGCGTCGTCGACGCCCTTCGTTCCGACGGCCACGACGTGACCCCCCTTACCGCGCCCGACTACGCGGCCCTCCGCGATGCCACGGCCTCCGCAGTGGATGCTCGCGGTCCCGCCCCGGCGGACGCCCTGGTCATCGTCGGGGGAGACGGCATGGTGAGCCTCGCCGTGAACCTGCTCGCCGAGACGGGGGTGCCCTTCGGCATCATCCCGTCGGGTACGGGCAACGACATGGCGCGCGGGCTCGGCATTCCCCTCGACGGGGTCGACGAGGCCGTCGCGCACCTGCGGGCGGCGCTCGAGAGGCCGGCACGCACGATCGACGCGGGGCGCATCCTGCACGCCGCTGGAACGACGTGGTTCGGCTGCGTGCTCTCGGCCGGCTTCGACGCCCTGGTGAACGAGCGCGCCAACTCCATGAGCTGGCCGCGCGGGGCCAGCCGGTACGTGCTGGCGCTGCTGCGCGAACTGGTGACGCTGCGCGCTCGCAGCTACGAGCTCGAGGTCGACGGCGTCGCGCGCACCGAGCGCGCGTCGCTGATCGCCGTGGCGAACAACACCTCTCTCGGCGGCGGCATGACGGTGGCACCCGATGCCCGTGTCGATGACGGCCTGCTCGATCTGTTTAGGGTGAGCCCACTCACAAGGCTGCGCTTTCTGCGTCTCTTTCCCAAGGTGTTCAAGGGTACGCACACCCATCTCGATGTGGTCGAGATCACCCGGGTGAGCCGGGTGCGCATCGAGGCCGATGACGTGATCGCCTACGCCGACGGCGAGAGGGTGGGGCCGTTGCCCGTGGTCGTCGAGGTCGTTCCGGGGGCCCTTCGAGTGTTCGCCTGA
- a CDS encoding RNA polymerase sigma factor, with protein sequence MTDRHSDAELLMGLVTGDRRALAALLRRHSPSVTRYAWAMVGSPADVEEVVQDTFVTCWRKADSIELPDSSLLPWLLVTCRNMALNLNRMRAKHATDELSDDLPVSEHDHEARDRLRWVMEAINDLSPLDRRVCEVCLIDGRSYVEAAIETGISVGAVRQRVARSRARLRKAAIDNEN encoded by the coding sequence ATGACAGACCGGCATTCGGACGCTGAATTGTTGATGGGCCTCGTGACGGGGGACAGACGGGCGCTCGCTGCGCTTCTTCGCCGTCATTCCCCATCGGTCACGCGGTACGCGTGGGCGATGGTGGGGAGCCCCGCGGATGTCGAGGAGGTCGTTCAAGACACCTTCGTCACGTGTTGGCGAAAGGCCGACAGCATCGAATTGCCCGACAGCTCCCTTCTTCCCTGGCTGCTCGTCACGTGCCGAAATATGGCGCTGAACCTGAACAGGATGCGTGCAAAGCATGCAACTGACGAGCTTTCCGACGATCTGCCGGTCTCCGAGCACGACCACGAAGCTCGAGATCGCCTGCGCTGGGTCATGGAGGCGATCAATGATCTCTCTCCGCTCGACCGCCGTGTGTGTGAGGTGTGCTTGATCGACGGCCGCAGCTACGTCGAGGCGGCTATCGAAACCGGAATCAGTGTAGGAGCCGTGCGCCAGAGGGTAGCGCGGAGCCGCGCCAGGCTGCGAAAGGCGGCGATAGACAATGAGAACTGA
- a CDS encoding LLM class flavin-dependent oxidoreductase, protein MSTDSARALKSLGFLTIGSFDEADPFAGHESTLEIIELGERLGFDSAWLRDRHLQHGISSPIAVLAAASQRTTRIELGTAVIPLGLENPFRLAEDLSTVDVLSKGRLNPGVSVGVPTHFDEIKDHLYPDTWQTEDFTTTRVERLLHNLRGDEVSTFSGTQGVETFSTRIQPHSPGLAERVWYGAASMGSATWAGEHGLNLLSSSVVRAEQDDDFARIQRAQIEAFRAVHPLGQAARASQGLVVIPTDSATPQQAAKYHAYAESRMARTSAPQGPGRMLFAPDIVGTSEQIADVLRAHAGFQAVDEVVFALPFSFEHDDYVQILTDMAQTLGPELGWEQAV, encoded by the coding sequence ATGAGCACCGACAGCGCGCGAGCCCTGAAAAGCCTCGGATTCCTGACCATCGGGTCGTTCGACGAGGCGGATCCGTTCGCCGGCCACGAGAGCACCCTCGAGATCATCGAGCTGGGCGAGCGGCTCGGCTTCGACAGCGCCTGGCTGCGTGACCGGCACCTGCAGCACGGCATCTCGTCGCCCATCGCGGTGCTCGCGGCGGCCAGCCAGCGAACCACGCGCATCGAGCTCGGCACGGCCGTGATTCCGCTCGGCCTCGAGAACCCGTTCAGGCTCGCTGAGGACCTGTCCACCGTGGACGTGCTGAGCAAGGGCCGACTGAATCCGGGGGTGAGCGTCGGCGTTCCCACCCACTTCGACGAGATCAAAGATCACCTCTATCCCGACACCTGGCAGACCGAGGACTTCACGACCACGCGCGTCGAGCGGCTGCTGCACAACCTGAGGGGCGACGAGGTCAGCACCTTCTCGGGAACGCAGGGCGTCGAGACGTTTTCCACCCGCATCCAGCCGCACTCGCCGGGGCTCGCCGAGCGGGTCTGGTACGGTGCCGCGAGCATGGGATCCGCCACCTGGGCGGGCGAGCACGGACTCAACCTGCTGTCGAGCAGCGTGGTGAGAGCCGAGCAAGACGACGATTTCGCGCGCATCCAGCGGGCGCAGATCGAGGCGTTCCGGGCGGTGCATCCGCTCGGTCAGGCCGCCCGCGCCTCACAGGGCCTCGTGGTGATTCCCACCGATTCGGCGACCCCGCAGCAGGCGGCGAAGTATCACGCCTATGCCGAGAGCCGGATGGCGCGGACGAGCGCTCCGCAGGGCCCCGGCCGCATGCTGTTCGCCCCCGACATCGTCGGAACGTCGGAGCAGATCGCCGACGTGTTGCGTGCCCACGCCGGCTTCCAGGCCGTCGACGAGGTCGTCTTCGCCCTGCCGTTCAGTTTCGAGCACGACGACTACGTGCAGATCCTCACAGACATGGCGCAGACTCTCGGACCCGAGCTCGGCTGGGAACAGGCTGTCTAA
- a CDS encoding GlsB/YeaQ/YmgE family stress response membrane protein, whose translation MSFLGFLLLGLIAGAIAKAILPGKQGGGWVITLVLGVVGALIGGWIGGAVFGVGYEGFFSIQSWLIAIVGSIIVLLVYGLIVNRGRSRA comes from the coding sequence ATGAGCTTTCTCGGTTTTCTTCTTCTCGGATTGATCGCCGGAGCAATCGCCAAGGCGATTCTCCCGGGCAAGCAGGGCGGCGGATGGGTCATCACGCTCGTTCTCGGTGTTGTCGGCGCCCTCATCGGCGGCTGGATCGGCGGAGCCGTCTTCGGCGTCGGCTACGAGGGCTTCTTCAGCATCCAGTCCTGGCTCATCGCCATCGTGGGTTCGATCATCGTTCTCCTCGTCTACGGCCTGATCGTGAACCGCGGCCGCAGCCGCGCGTAA
- a CDS encoding DUF4097 family beta strand repeat-containing protein — MAIENWLVTGPRVIDLELVRSVKIGLIGGKVDVIAHDEPGARVEVHSISGKDLKVSIDGDVLEIDHPQLRWDNFIDVFKSFRGSAKADISIMVPREASVKFGVVSASALLSGLRTDLRVNSVSGDIVIEDIIGDVDVNTVNGEIAVSDQQGALSVHTVSGDITVTGALRKFSADGVSGTVFLDLTGTPKEISNNTVSGELTVRLDEGVPARYNLNSVSGTLQIDSTVTRGTHGRGFNHTTGSLDGSFVEVRANSVSGDITSVRRVSVGAAAPSSAGPVSDAPASDEPDFGTPTGGTL, encoded by the coding sequence ATGGCCATCGAGAATTGGCTCGTCACCGGGCCCAGAGTCATCGACCTCGAACTGGTGCGCTCGGTGAAGATCGGGCTCATCGGTGGCAAGGTCGACGTGATCGCCCACGACGAGCCCGGCGCTCGCGTCGAGGTGCACTCCATCTCGGGCAAAGACCTGAAGGTGTCGATCGACGGCGACGTGCTCGAGATCGATCACCCGCAGCTGCGCTGGGACAACTTCATCGACGTGTTCAAGTCATTCCGGGGCTCGGCCAAGGCCGACATCAGCATTATGGTGCCGAGGGAGGCGAGCGTGAAGTTCGGCGTGGTCTCTGCCAGTGCCCTGCTCTCCGGCCTCCGCACCGATCTGCGGGTGAACTCGGTATCGGGCGACATTGTCATCGAAGACATCATCGGAGATGTCGACGTGAACACCGTCAACGGAGAGATCGCGGTCAGCGATCAGCAGGGTGCGCTGAGCGTTCACACGGTCTCGGGCGACATCACGGTCACCGGCGCACTGCGCAAGTTCTCGGCAGACGGCGTCTCGGGCACCGTCTTTCTCGACCTCACCGGAACGCCCAAGGAGATCAGCAACAACACCGTCAGTGGCGAGCTCACCGTGCGTCTCGACGAGGGCGTACCGGCCCGCTACAACTTGAACAGCGTGAGTGGAACGCTGCAGATCGACTCCACCGTGACCCGCGGCACCCACGGTCGCGGCTTCAACCACACCACCGGTTCGCTCGACGGCTCGTTCGTCGAGGTGCGCGCCAACTCGGTCTCGGGCGACATCACCTCGGTGCGCAGGGTCTCAGTGGGCGCAGCCGCCCCATCGTCGGCCGGCCCGGTGTCGGATGCCCCGGCATCCGACGAGCCCGACTTCGGCACCCCAACCGGCGGCACGCTGTGA
- a CDS encoding PadR family transcriptional regulator — protein MSPVFGHGHLRLYLLKLLDESPKHGYELIQALSERFGGTYSPSAGTIYPRLAKLEDEGLVSKSVDGRKTVYEITDAGRAELASRGDDLDSIENELTDSVRRLADEVRVGVGEAMKSLRADLASAARQAREASDSTTTSYPSWFSFDAKPDAPGSAEQKRDAAPGSAPADARDASRNELRDVDIALAEFRQSIRTTLRSRDARGTVPAGTAAAFARRLDEVKASLLADLGD, from the coding sequence GTGAGCCCCGTCTTTGGCCACGGCCACCTGCGGCTCTACCTGCTCAAGCTGCTCGACGAGTCGCCGAAGCACGGCTACGAGCTCATCCAAGCGCTGAGCGAGCGCTTCGGCGGAACCTACTCGCCGAGCGCGGGCACCATCTACCCGCGGCTCGCGAAGCTCGAAGACGAGGGGCTCGTCTCCAAATCGGTCGACGGGCGTAAGACCGTCTACGAGATCACCGACGCCGGTCGCGCAGAGCTCGCCTCCCGGGGAGACGACCTGGACTCGATCGAGAACGAGCTGACAGACAGCGTGCGTCGTCTGGCCGACGAGGTGCGGGTGGGCGTGGGCGAGGCCATGAAGAGCCTGCGGGCCGATCTTGCCTCAGCCGCACGGCAGGCGCGGGAGGCCTCGGATTCGACCACCACGTCGTATCCCTCGTGGTTCTCGTTCGACGCGAAACCGGATGCGCCGGGCTCAGCGGAGCAGAAGCGCGATGCGGCGCCGGGGTCGGCGCCAGCCGACGCCCGCGATGCGAGCCGCAACGAACTGCGCGATGTGGACATCGCGCTCGCCGAGTTCCGGCAGTCAATACGCACGACCCTGCGCTCCCGCGACGCCAGGGGCACCGTTCCCGCGGGCACCGCGGCCGCGTTCGCTCGGCGCCTCGACGAGGTGAAGGCCTCCCTGCTGGCCGACCTCGGCGACTAG
- a CDS encoding TerC/Alx family metal homeostasis membrane protein, translating to MPESLNLPVWFEIGSLVILTLILVVDLLLVLKRPHIPSAKESTLWVVFYVALALVFALLMLIFADGEHAGQFLAGWLTEYSLSIDNLFVFILIMARFKVPKQLQQEALMVGILIALVLRGIFILLGAELIENFSWIFYIFGAFLIYTAWKQAFSHDDDEESGESALIRYLRRHIAISNDFDGAKVRTVTSAGKKIFTPMLIVFIALGSTDLLFALDSIPAIFGITTSPFIVFTANVFALMGLRQLFFLLGGLLEKLVYLHYGIAFILAFIGFKLVSHALHENELPFINGGQHIEWAPDISTWTSLIVIVASMTVATLASLAAMRAEDRGSPDADEEKSKKDGVSRD from the coding sequence ATGCCCGAATCCCTCAACCTGCCCGTCTGGTTCGAGATCGGATCCCTCGTGATCCTGACCCTGATCCTCGTCGTCGACCTTCTACTGGTGCTGAAGCGGCCGCACATCCCCTCGGCGAAGGAATCGACCCTCTGGGTCGTCTTCTACGTGGCGCTGGCGCTGGTGTTCGCCCTGTTGATGCTGATCTTCGCCGACGGCGAGCACGCGGGCCAGTTCCTCGCGGGCTGGCTGACCGAGTACTCCCTGTCGATCGACAACCTCTTCGTCTTCATTCTGATCATGGCCCGCTTCAAGGTGCCCAAGCAGCTGCAGCAGGAAGCCCTGATGGTGGGCATCCTGATCGCGTTGGTGCTGCGCGGCATCTTCATCTTGCTGGGTGCCGAGCTCATCGAGAATTTCAGCTGGATCTTCTACATCTTCGGTGCCTTCCTCATCTATACGGCGTGGAAGCAGGCGTTCTCCCACGACGACGACGAGGAGTCGGGCGAGAGCGCCCTCATCCGGTACCTGCGCAGGCACATCGCGATCTCGAATGATTTCGACGGCGCCAAGGTGCGCACCGTCACGTCTGCCGGCAAGAAGATCTTCACGCCGATGCTCATCGTCTTCATCGCGCTCGGATCGACCGACCTCCTGTTCGCCCTCGACTCGATCCCGGCGATCTTCGGCATCACCACGAGCCCCTTCATCGTGTTCACCGCCAACGTCTTCGCCCTGATGGGCCTCAGGCAGCTGTTCTTCCTGCTCGGCGGGCTGCTCGAGAAGCTCGTGTACCTGCACTACGGAATCGCGTTCATCCTGGCGTTCATCGGGTTCAAGCTCGTGTCGCATGCCCTGCACGAGAACGAGCTGCCGTTCATCAACGGCGGCCAGCACATCGAGTGGGCTCCTGACATCTCGACGTGGACCTCGCTGATCGTGATCGTCGCCTCGATGACGGTGGCGACCCTCGCCAGCCTCGCCGCGATGCGCGCAGAAGACCGCGGTTCACCCGACGCGGATGAGGAAAAATCGAAGAAGGACGGCGTGTCGCGCGACTGA
- the leuC gene encoding 3-isopropylmalate dehydratase large subunit translates to MSNTEGMAPRGLTLAEKVWNDHLVVKGEDGNPDLLYIDLHLVHEVTSPQAFDGLRVAGRPVRRPDLTIATEDHNTPTAAINKPIADLTSRTQIETLRRNAKEFGIRLHSLGDVEQGIVHVVGPQLGLTMPGITVVCGDSHTSTHGAFGAMAFGIGTSEVEHVMATQTLPLKAFKTMAITVEGELRPGVTAKDIILAVIAKISTGGGQGYVLEYRGSAIRSLSMEGRMTICNMSIEAGARAGMVAPDETTFEYLKGRPHAPEGQDWGDAVEYWKTLATDDDAVFDAEVFLDANELEPFVTWGTNPGQGVSLSQTVPDPAAVIDPNERAAAERALEYMDLAAGTPMKQIAVDTVFIGSCTNSRIEDLRAAADIIRGRTKAENVRVMVVPGSARVRIEAEAEGLDKVFKDFGADWRFAGCSMCLGMNPDQLAPGERCASTSNRNFEGRQGKGGRTHLVSPLVAAATAVRGTLSSPWDLAIDDARLAGTTVGSI, encoded by the coding sequence ATGAGCAATACAGAGGGCATGGCGCCACGCGGCTTGACGCTGGCGGAGAAAGTCTGGAACGACCATCTGGTCGTCAAGGGCGAAGACGGCAACCCCGACCTGCTCTACATCGATCTGCACCTCGTGCACGAGGTGACGAGCCCACAGGCGTTCGACGGTCTGCGGGTCGCTGGCCGCCCCGTTCGTCGGCCCGATCTCACGATCGCCACGGAAGACCACAACACTCCCACCGCGGCGATCAACAAGCCCATCGCCGACCTGACCAGCCGCACGCAGATCGAGACGCTGCGTCGCAATGCCAAGGAATTCGGCATCCGGCTGCACTCGCTCGGCGACGTCGAGCAGGGCATCGTGCACGTCGTCGGCCCGCAGCTCGGCCTGACCATGCCCGGCATCACCGTGGTCTGCGGTGACTCGCACACGAGCACGCACGGAGCGTTCGGCGCCATGGCGTTCGGCATCGGCACCAGCGAGGTCGAGCACGTGATGGCCACGCAGACCCTGCCGCTGAAGGCATTCAAGACCATGGCCATCACCGTCGAGGGTGAGCTGCGCCCGGGGGTGACCGCCAAAGACATCATCCTCGCCGTGATCGCGAAGATCTCGACCGGTGGTGGACAGGGCTACGTGCTCGAGTACCGCGGCTCGGCCATCCGGTCGCTCTCGATGGAGGGCCGCATGACGATCTGCAACATGTCGATCGAGGCGGGTGCGCGAGCCGGAATGGTCGCTCCCGACGAGACGACCTTCGAGTACCTGAAGGGTCGCCCGCACGCCCCCGAGGGCCAGGATTGGGGTGACGCGGTCGAGTACTGGAAGACCCTCGCCACCGATGACGATGCGGTCTTCGACGCCGAGGTGTTCCTCGACGCGAACGAGCTCGAGCCGTTCGTCACCTGGGGAACGAACCCCGGGCAGGGCGTCTCGCTCTCGCAGACGGTCCCGGATCCGGCGGCCGTCATCGACCCCAACGAGCGCGCCGCGGCCGAGCGGGCGCTCGAGTACATGGATCTCGCTGCCGGCACTCCCATGAAGCAGATCGCCGTCGACACGGTGTTCATCGGCTCGTGCACGAACTCCCGCATCGAAGACCTGCGAGCGGCGGCAGACATCATCCGCGGCCGCACCAAGGCCGAGAACGTGCGCGTCATGGTCGTACCCGGATCGGCTCGTGTGCGCATCGAGGCCGAGGCCGAGGGCCTCGACAAGGTATTCAAAGATTTCGGTGCCGACTGGCGTTTCGCCGGCTGCTCCATGTGCCTCGGCATGAACCCCGATCAGCTCGCTCCGGGCGAGCGGTGCGCGTCGACCTCGAATCGCAACTTCGAGGGCCGCCAGGGCAAGGGCGGTCGCACGCACCTCGTCTCGCCCCTCGTCGCCGCGGCCACGGCCGTTCGAGGCACGCTTTCGAGCCCGTGGGATCTGGCGATCGACGACGCCAGGCTGGCCGGTACGACCGTGGGGAGCATCTGA
- the leuD gene encoding 3-isopropylmalate dehydratase small subunit, with translation MDKVSVITGVAVPLEMSNIDTDQIVPAVFLKRVTKTGFDDALFHGWRQDPEFVLNKEPFKAGEILVAGPDFGTGSSREHAVWALRDYGFKAVLSARFGDIFKGNSGKQGLLAAQLAEQDIEKIWALIDAQPGLEVTVDLTAKTVTAGALTMPFEIDDYTRWRLLEGLDDIGLTLRDEARITEFEGRREGWRPKTLPVK, from the coding sequence ATGGACAAGGTCTCTGTTATCACCGGCGTCGCCGTTCCCCTCGAGATGTCGAACATCGACACCGACCAGATCGTGCCCGCGGTGTTCCTGAAGCGCGTCACGAAGACCGGCTTCGACGACGCACTCTTTCACGGGTGGCGCCAAGACCCCGAGTTCGTTCTGAATAAGGAACCGTTCAAGGCCGGCGAGATACTGGTCGCCGGCCCCGACTTCGGCACCGGCTCGTCGCGCGAGCACGCGGTCTGGGCGTTGCGCGACTACGGATTCAAAGCCGTGCTCAGTGCACGTTTCGGCGACATCTTCAAAGGCAACTCCGGCAAGCAGGGGCTGCTCGCCGCTCAGCTGGCCGAACAAGACATCGAGAAGATCTGGGCGCTCATCGACGCGCAGCCCGGACTCGAGGTGACCGTCGATCTGACGGCGAAAACCGTGACCGCGGGAGCGCTCACGATGCCCTTCGAGATCGATGACTACACTCGGTGGAGGCTCCTCGAGGGCCTCGACGACATCGGGCTCACCCTGCGCGACGAAGCGCGAATCACGGAGTTCGAGGGCCGCCGCGAAGGCTGGCGCCCCAAGACTCTTCCCGTTAAATAG
- the murA gene encoding UDP-N-acetylglucosamine 1-carboxyvinyltransferase produces the protein MNTLLQDAQMAARRVGLPSDTIIINGGRPLRGTIDVRGAKNLVTKAMVASLLGDTKSILRDVPDISDVHVVSSLLEAHGVTISGSAETGILSLDPSNVASANSAEIDALSGSSRIPILFCGPLLHRLGHAFIPDLGGCRIGDRPIDFHLDALRKFGAVVDKLPSGIDISAPNGLHGAKIEFAYPSVGATEQVLLTAVRVKGTTELKNAAIEPEIMDLIAVLQKMGAIISVEPNRVILIEGVDSLQGYDHRALFDRNEAASWASAALATGGDITCKGAKQQDMMTFLNVFRKIGGAFDIEEDGIRFYHPGGDLKPVVIETDVHPGFMTDWQQPLIIALTQAIGTSIVHETVYEDRFGFTDALVEMGADIQVHKNGLEGGERRVPRRPLEQAAVITGPTKLHGSEIVVPDLRGGFSHLIAALTADGRSTVSNVGLIGRGYGDFVAKLEKLGADFSFEV, from the coding sequence GTGAACACACTCCTCCAGGACGCACAGATGGCAGCACGCAGGGTCGGCCTTCCGAGCGACACGATCATCATCAACGGTGGTCGCCCGCTGCGCGGCACCATCGACGTGCGCGGCGCCAAGAACCTCGTCACCAAGGCCATGGTCGCCTCGCTGCTCGGTGACACCAAGAGCATCCTGCGCGATGTTCCCGACATCTCCGACGTGCACGTCGTCTCGAGCCTGCTCGAGGCCCACGGCGTCACCATCTCGGGAAGCGCCGAGACGGGCATCCTGAGCCTCGACCCGTCGAACGTCGCCAGCGCCAACAGCGCCGAGATCGACGCCCTCTCCGGTTCCAGCCGCATCCCTATCCTGTTCTGCGGACCGCTGCTGCACCGGCTCGGCCACGCCTTCATCCCCGACCTCGGCGGCTGCCGCATCGGCGACCGCCCCATCGACTTCCACCTCGACGCGCTGCGCAAGTTCGGCGCCGTTGTCGACAAGCTGCCCAGCGGAATCGACATCTCCGCCCCGAACGGATTGCACGGCGCCAAGATCGAGTTCGCCTACCCGAGCGTGGGCGCCACCGAGCAGGTGCTGCTCACGGCGGTTCGCGTCAAGGGAACGACCGAGCTCAAGAACGCCGCGATCGAGCCCGAGATCATGGACCTCATCGCCGTGCTGCAGAAGATGGGAGCGATCATCTCGGTCGAGCCCAACCGCGTCATTCTGATCGAGGGCGTCGACAGCCTGCAGGGCTACGACCACCGCGCGCTGTTCGACCGCAACGAGGCTGCCAGCTGGGCCTCTGCAGCACTGGCCACCGGCGGCGACATCACCTGCAAGGGTGCCAAGCAGCAGGACATGATGACGTTCCTCAACGTCTTCCGCAAGATCGGTGGCGCGTTCGACATAGAAGAAGACGGCATCCGGTTCTACCACCCGGGCGGCGATCTCAAGCCCGTGGTCATCGAGACGGATGTCCACCCCGGCTTCATGACGGACTGGCAGCAGCCGCTCATCATCGCCCTCACGCAGGCGATCGGAACGTCGATCGTGCACGAGACCGTCTACGAAGACCGCTTCGGCTTCACCGACGCGCTCGTCGAGATGGGCGCCGACATCCAGGTGCACAAGAACGGCCTCGAGGGCGGCGAGCGTCGGGTTCCCCGCCGCCCGCTCGAGCAGGCCGCGGTCATCACCGGCCCGACCAAACTGCACGGCAGCGAGATCGTGGTTCCCGACCTTCGCGGAGGCTTCAGCCACCTGATCGCAGCCCTCACCGCCGACGGTCGTTCCACCGTCAGCAACGTCGGGCTCATCGGTCGTGGCTACGGTGACTTCGTGGCCAAGCTCGAGAAGCTCGGAGCTGACTTCTCCTTCGAGGTGTAG